The stretch of DNA AAACGGGGTTAAGAGGTGTTTTCTGAATCAAATTTAATGACGGGTATAATTATAAACTGGAGGAGGTAATCATGAGTATGTTTTGTTATCAGTGTGAGCAGGCTGCCAGAGGAACCGGTTGCGACGTAATCGGCGTCTGTGGAAAAGATCCGGAAACCGCAACATTGCAGGATTTACTGGTTGAAGTCTGCCGGCAGATCGGTGTCGCGGCGCATGCCGCGCGTCAGCAGGGCAAAGTGACACGTGCAGCAGACATTTATGTGATTGAAGCACTGTTCACCACGGTGACGAATGTGAACTTTGATCCGGCGACGCTGGAAGCGATGATTCGCGCCGGTGAAAAAATTATTCAAGACCTGGGCGGCACAACAACCATCGATTTCTCTGCTGATTGCGCAGGTCTATTAAAACAGGGTGAAGCTGCCGGCGTTGTTCAATATAAAAAAGAACTCGGTGACGACATCACCGGCTTGCAGTATCTGATTCTGTTCGGACTCAAAGGCATGGCGGCATACGCGCACCACGCGCATGTGCTCGGTAAAGAAGATGATTCTGTTTTTGCATTCTTCCATGAAGCGCTTGCGTATCTGAAAGAGGGCAAACCGACGGTGGAAGCACTGTTTGATCTGGCAATGAAAACCGGTGAGGTGAACATCAAGGTCATGGAACTGCTCGACACCGCAAACACCGGGACCTATGGGCATCCGGAACCGACAGCAGTGCGGATTACGCCGGTAAAAGGAAAAGCGATTCTCGTTTCCGGTCATGATCTGAAAGACCTTGCCATGCTGCTTGAACAGACGAAAGGCACCGGCATTAACATCTATACACACGGTGAAATGCTGCCGTGTCACGGCTATCCGGAGCTGAAAAAATACAAACATCTTGCCGGAAACTACGGCGGTGCTTGGCAGAATCAGCGTGAAGAATTCGAAAAATTCCCCGGCGCGATTCTCATGACAACGAACTGTATCCAGCGTCCGAAAGAGAGCTATCAAGCGCAGATCTTCACCAGCGGTCTTGTG from Kiritimatiellales bacterium encodes:
- the hcp gene encoding hydroxylamine reductase, whose amino-acid sequence is MSMFCYQCEQAARGTGCDVIGVCGKDPETATLQDLLVEVCRQIGVAAHAARQQGKVTRAADIYVIEALFTTVTNVNFDPATLEAMIRAGEKIIQDLGGTTTIDFSADCAGLLKQGEAAGVVQYKKELGDDITGLQYLILFGLKGMAAYAHHAHVLGKEDDSVFAFFHEALAYLKEGKPTVEALFDLAMKTGEVNIKVMELLDTANTGTYGHPEPTAVRITPVKGKAILVSGHDLKDLAMLLEQTKGTGINIYTHGEMLPCHGYPELKKYKHLAGNYGGAWQNQREEFEKFPGAILMTTNCIQRPKESYQAQIFTSGLVQWPGVQHISDGNFKPVIDAALAAPGFAADESEKTITVGFGHNAVMSVAPTVIDAVKSGALKHFFLIGGCDGAKPGRNYYTQFAEAVPQDCVILTLACGKYRFNKLEFGELGGIPRLLDIGQCNDAYSAIQIAVALAGAFNCGVNDLPLSMILSWYEQKAVVILLSLLHLGIRNIKLGPTLPAFVTPPVLKVLVEKFNIAPVSTVDADLKECLSR